One Hydrogenophaga crassostreae genomic region harbors:
- a CDS encoding EamA family transporter: MPIKHLLLALAVVFVWGTNFVVIRWGLDGLPPFLFATLRFAFSALPWLLFIPRPKAPWHKMAAFGVLLGVGQFGLLFLAIRSSISPGLASLVVQLQVFFTIGLSLFFMGEKVRGYQVAGLLLAVAGLGVIGANLNATVTALGIALVLMAGFFWACANLVVKSIGRVNMLHFVVWSSVFAVPPLFALSWLLEGPPSAMWQTLQQASTLTWASVIWQAVGNSLFGFGVWNWLLSHHPAAQVTPMALLVPVFGMSASALALGEPLPAWKLGAGALVMAGLAVIVLWPRLLTSMKARPAA, encoded by the coding sequence TTGCCCATCAAACACCTTCTGCTGGCGCTCGCCGTCGTGTTTGTATGGGGCACCAACTTCGTGGTCATACGCTGGGGACTGGACGGCTTGCCACCCTTTCTGTTCGCCACGCTGCGCTTCGCGTTCTCCGCCCTGCCCTGGCTGCTTTTCATCCCGCGACCCAAGGCGCCCTGGCACAAGATGGCCGCCTTCGGCGTGCTGCTCGGTGTGGGCCAGTTTGGCCTGCTGTTCCTGGCCATCCGCAGCAGCATTTCGCCTGGCCTGGCCTCGCTGGTGGTGCAATTGCAGGTGTTCTTCACCATCGGCCTGTCGCTGTTCTTCATGGGTGAAAAAGTGCGCGGGTACCAGGTTGCGGGCCTGCTGCTGGCCGTGGCTGGCCTGGGCGTGATCGGGGCCAACCTGAACGCCACCGTCACCGCGCTGGGCATCGCCCTGGTGTTGATGGCCGGCTTCTTCTGGGCCTGCGCCAACCTGGTCGTGAAGTCCATCGGGCGCGTGAACATGCTGCATTTTGTGGTCTGGAGCAGCGTCTTCGCCGTGCCACCGCTGTTCGCGCTGTCGTGGTTGCTGGAAGGCCCGCCTTCGGCCATGTGGCAAACGCTGCAACAGGCCAGCACCCTCACCTGGGCCTCGGTCATCTGGCAGGCCGTGGGCAACTCGCTGTTTGGCTTCGGCGTGTGGAACTGGCTGCTCTCCCATCACCCGGCGGCGCAGGTCACGCCCATGGCCCTGCTGGTGCCCGTGTTCGGCATGAGCGCTTCCGCTCTGGCACTGGGCGAGCCGCTGCCGGCCTGGAAACTGGGCGCGGGTGCTCTGGTGATGGCCGGGCTGGCAGTGATCGTGCTCTGGCCTCGTCTGCTGACCTCGATGAAGGCACGCCCCGCCGCCTGA